CCTCGACGTCCGCGAGCGCCGTCCACAGGCGCTCGCGCGCCTCCGGCTCCTCGAGCTGGGGGACGAGTCCCACGAGCTGGCCGAGGCGCACGCCGCGGTACTGGAGGGCCATGGGAGAGGCGGCGACGCCGGGCAGGAACGTCTCCAGCACGGCCCGAGCCGCGGGGCTGTCGAGGGCGTCCCCGAAGGTCGACGAGCGATGGAACGGCATCAGTCGTCATCCCCCTCCGCGACCCAGCGGGTGGCGGTGACCTCTCCGTCGACCGCGTACAGGCCGATGACCCTCCCCGTGAAAGACTCCGCGGTCTCGCTCGAGAGGAAGCGCCCGTCGACGCGAGCGAGCTCGGCGAACTCCGCTCCTCCCACGGACGCGGCGAGGACGAGCTCGTCCCGGGGCGTGCCGAAGCCGCCGCCGGCACCCTGCCGGGACGAGATCCGCAGCGAGACGGCGCCGCCGTCGTAGGGCAGGGTCCACTCCTGACGGAGCGTCGGCACCACGGCTCGGGCGGTGACGAGACCGCCGCCGACCTCCAGCTCGACGTGGAACTCCTCGTCGTACCGCACCGCGAGTCCCCCGACGCCCGCGACCGGGGCGAGGTCGACCGTCACGCTGTTCGCCAGGTGCTCCTGACGCCGCCCGAGGAAGGCCGGGCGCGGGTCGTCGAGGGTCTGGCCGTCCCCGCGGACGACGAGACCTCCCGCGGCGCGCGCGGCGACGTCGGCGGGCGCCCGACGCACGGCGATCCACTCGCCGTCGAGGTCGTCGGCGAAGTCGATCTCGACGCGGTCGCCGGCGCGCGGCGCGAGCTCGACGGGGTCGATCTCGAGCCATCCGTCCGCGCGCCAGCGCGCGGGCGTGACGAACGTCTCGCGGCCGAGCGCCGAGAACGCCCGTGTCGCGCTGCGCGGGCGGACGCCCAGCAGCACGCACAGCCATCCGCCGTCCGGGCCTTCGACGAGATCGCCGTGTCCCGTGTTCTGGACGGGTCTCGCCGTCGAGCGCGCCGACACGAGCGGATTCGCCGGGGCGGGGGCGAACGGTCCCTCCGGCGAGGGGCCGCGCGCGATGCTGATGCTGTGTCCGCGCTCCGTGCCGCCCTCGGCGATCATGAGGTACCAGTGCTCGCCGTGCCGGTAGAGGTGCGGCGCCTCGGGGAACATGAAGCCCGATCCCGACCAGAGCGAGCGGGGCTCCTCGAGGGCGACGTGCCGTTCGAGATCGACCCTCACCTGCTGGATGCCCAGGTGCTCGCCGATCCCGTCGCCCGAGAGGACGAGCCCGGAGTAGGTGATGTAGCAGGCGCCGTCGTCGTCCCACGCGATGTCGGGGTCGATGCCGTTCACGCTGCCCGAGCCCGACACGTCGAGGACCACGTCTCCGTCGCTCCAGGGCCCCGCGGGGTCGGATGCCGTGAAGTGCAGCATGCCGCGGCCCATCGCGACCGTGACGACGAGATGGAAGACGCCGTCGTGGAAGCGGATCGTCGGCGCCCACGCGCCCCCGCCCGTCGCGACGTCCGACACGCCGAGCCGCTCGGGGCTCGTCGCGACGTGGCCGACGAGCTCCCAGTCGACGAAGTCGTGCGAACGGTGGACGGGGATGCCGGGGAGGTACTCGAACGACGACGTCGCGAGGTAGTACTCGTCGCCCGCCTTCACCACGCTGGGATCGGGGTGGAACCCGTTGAGCTGAGGGTTGGGGAACGTCATGCCGGCACCTTCCATTCGAGAGCGAGGGGGAGGGCGGCGACGGAGCCCCCCGCCTTCAACGCGTACACGCCGGGCTCGACGCGCCATCCGCCGTCCCAGTGCGCGAGGCGCCGGGCGGGGACGTCGACGCGGGCCGTCACGGTCTCGCCCGGAGCGGCGTGCACGACGGCGAAGCCCACGAGCCAGCGCGCGGGACGCTCGACCGCGGAGCCGGGCCGTTCCGCATAGACCTGCACGACCTGCTTGCCCGCGCGGTCGCCCGTGTTCGCCAGCGTCACCTCGACGGTGTCGCCGTCGCGCGACGCGACGCCCCACGCCCACGACGTGTAGCCGAGGCCGTGGCCGAACGGGAAATGCGGCTCGGCGCCGGAGCGCAGCCACGCCCGGTAGCCGATGTGGACGCCCTCGGCGTAACGGAGCGCGCCGTCGACGGGGACCACCTCGGTGACGGGGACGTCCGCGAGCGCACGCGGCCAGGTCGTGGGGAGCCGGCCCCCGGGCTCGGCGGCCCCCGTGAGGACGTCGCCGACGGCCGAGCCGAACTCCTGGCCGCCGAAGTATCCCAGCAGCACGGCCGCGGCGTCGTCGGCCCACGGCAGCTCGACCGGGGAGCCCGCGTTGACGACGACGACCGTGCGCGGGTTCGCCGCGAGCACGGCGCGCACGAGGTCGTCCTGACGTCCGGGGAGCGCGAGGCTCGTGCGGTCGTAGCCCTCCGACTCGACCTTCGCGTTCGTGCCGACGACGACCACGGCGACGTCGGAGGAGGAGGCGGCGTCGACGGCCGCGGCGATGAGCCCGTCGGGGTCGCCGTCGTCGGGGGCGATGCCGACGGTCGCGCTGAGGGCGCCGAGCGGGGCGCGACCCGCCTGCGCGATCTCGATCTCCGCGCGCAGGTCGTAGGCGACGCCGGCCTCGACCGCGACGGGGGTCGTCGCCGACGGCGGGCTGAGGAAGGCCGCGCCGAGGTCGGTGCCGGTGATGACGGGGGTGTCCTCGAGGACGAGCGACCCGTCGACGAAGACGCGGCCCGGGTTCGCCCCGGCGAACCCGAGGAGGACGGTCCCGCTCTCCGGGGCGACGTACGTCGTGTGCAGCTCGAGGGTCGACGCCGTGGCGACCGGTGCGTCGCCGCCGAACCACACGAGCGCCGTCGACCGGCGGTCCTCGGCGAAGATCTCCTCGCCGTCCGCGTCGCGGAAGGCGACGCGGACGCCCGGGCTCCCCGTCGCGGGGTTCGTGATCTGCGCGAGCGGGAGCTCCGAGACGCCCTCCTGCACGACGGCGCCGAGCGAAAAGCTCACGTCCGCCCGGGGGAAGGCGGCGCGGATCCCGTCGAGCGGGACGACGATCTGCTCCGGGAGCACGGTCGCGCTCCCGCCGCCCTGCGTGCGCGCGTCGCGGGCGTTCTGGCCGATCACGGCGATCGACGAGACGGCGGCGGGGTCGAGGGGCAGGACGCCGTCGTTGCGCAGCAGGACGGAGCCCGCGATCGCCGCCTCTCGTGCGAACGCGCGGCCGTCGAGGCCGGTCGTCGCGCGCGGCGCCGTCCCCTCCAGGGCGCCCACGCGCTCCGCGAGCAGCAGGAGGCGCAGCACCTTGCGGTCGATGTCGCTCTCCGACACCGCCCCCTCCCGCACGGCGTCGGCGAGGCCCGCCCAGGCCGGCGCGGGGCCGGGCATCGCGAGGTCCTGCGACGCGGCGACCGCGTCGAGCCCGCGCACGGCCGTCCAGTCGCTCACGACGACGCCGTCGAAGCCCCACTCCGAGTTGAGGGGCGTCTCGAGGAGCGCGTTCTCGGTCATCGTCACGCCGTCGACGGAGTTGTACGAGCTCATGATCGCCCAGGCCCCCGCCGCGACGGCCCGCTCGAACGGAGCGAGGTAGAGCTCCCGCAGCGCGCGCTCGTCGACGTGCACGTCGACCGTGAACCGGTCGGTCTCCGAGTCGTTCGCGACGTAGTGCTTGGGCGTGGCCGCCACGCCGTTGTCCTGCAGGCCGCGGACGTACGCCTCGGCGAGCGCGCCGGTCAGCTCGGGATCCTCGCTCAGGCACTCGAAGTGGCGGCCGCCGAGGGGCGAGCGGTGGAGGTTGATCGTCGGTCCGAGGACCACGTCGACGTCCTTCCGCCGTGCCTCGGAGGCCGCGGCCGCACCGTAGCGGTGCGCGAGATCGGCGTCCCACGAAGCGGCCAGCGCCGAGCCCGACGGCAGGTTGAGCGACGGCTCGCGCTCGTCCCAGCGCGGCCCTCGCACGCCGGCGGGACCGTCCGAGAAGGTCATCGCCCGCAGCCCGATGCGCGGGAGGGGAACCGTCGTCCAGAAGTCGGCGCCCTGCACGAGGGCGGCCTTCTCCTCGAGCGAGAGCCGGGCGAGCAGGGGGAGGAGATGGTCGGTCGACGCGGTCAACGGTGCGCTCCTTCGGCGGCGATGAGGGCGCGGCGCCGTGCGCGGCGCTCCTCCTGGCGATCGGGGTCGGGCACGGGCGCCGCCATGAAGAGACGCTGCGTGTAGGGGTGGACGGGCGCGGAGGTCACCTGGTCGCCGTCGCCGTCCTCGACGATCTCGCCCCGGTACATGACCGCGACGCGATGGCTGATGTGACGGACGACGGCGAGGTCGTGCGTGATGAACAGGTAGGCGACCCCCGTGCGCTCCTGGATCTCGATGAACAGGTCGAGCACGCGCGCCTGCGTGGACAGGTCGAGCGCGGAGACGGGCTCGTCGCACACGATGAGCCGCGGCGAGAGCGCGAGCGCCCTCGCGATGGCGATGCGCTGGCGCTGGCCGCCCGAGAACTCCCGAGGCAGCCGGTCGCGGGCGTCCGACGGCAGGCCGACCTGGTCGAGGAGGTCCCGCACGCGCGTCTTCGCATCGGCCTGGCTCGAGCCCTGCACCGTGAGCGGCTCCGCGAGGATCTGCTCGATCGTCATCGAGGGGTTGAGCGACGAGTAGGGGTCCTGGAAGACGACCTGGATCTCGCTGCTCAGCGCGCGTCGCTCGCGCCGGCGCAGATGCGAGATGTCGGCGCCGTCGTACGCGATCGTCCCCTCCGTGACGGGCGCGAGCCCGAGCACGGCGCGTCCGAGCGTCGTCTTCCCCGATCCCGACTCGCCCACGAGGCCGACGCACTCGCCCGGACGGATGTCGAGCGAGACCCCCTTGAGGGCGCGGAACGGCTGGGCCCGGAGGCCCCGTCCGGGGTACTCGACGACGAGGTCCTTGACCTCGAGCAGCGGAGCGCTCATCGCGCACCTCCTGTGGTCTGGAGCGGGCCGCGGGCGGGACCCTCGTCGAGGATCGCGTCCAGCAGCGCCTGGGTGTAGGGGTGCTCCGCTCTGCGGAAGATGGCGCGGACGGGCCCCTGCTCGACGAAGCGGCCGTCCTGCATGACGGACACGCGGTCGCAGAGGTCGGCGACGACGCCGAAGTTGTGCGTCACGAGGAGCATCGCCATGTGACGCTCGGCCTGCAGATCGCGCAGCAGATCGAGCACCTCCGCCTGGACCGTCACGTCGAGCGCCGTGGTGGGCTCGTCGGCGATCATGAGGTCGGGGTCCGTCGAGACGGCGCCCGCGATGAGCACGCGCTGCGCCATCCCGCCCGACACCTGGAACGGGTACGCGTCGAACGTGCGCCTCGGCTCGGGGATGCCGACGCGGTCGAGCAGCGCGAGTGCCTTGTCCGTCGCGTCCTTCGTGCTCATCCCGAGGCCGGAGCGGAGCGGCTCGACGAGCTGCGACCCGATCGTGAAGGACGGGTCGAGGTTCGACATCGGCTCCTGCGGGATGTAGCCGATCCGGGCGCCGCGGATCCCCGCATAGGCGCGCTCGTCGGCGTCGGCGAGCTCCACGCCGTCGAAGGAGATCGTGCCGGCGGTGACGCGTCCGCCGCGGGGCAGGAGCCCCAGGACGGAGAAGGCCGTCTGCGTCTTGCCGGAGCCCGACTCGCCGATGAGCCCGTGGACCTCGCCCTTGCGGACGTCGAGCGAGACGCCGTGGACCACCTCGACCCCCGGCCCGTCCGACTGCCCGTAGCCCACGCGCAGGTCGCGGATCGACAGCAGCGTCGGCTGCGAGCGCAGGCTCGCGCGCTCGTCGTCCTCGTGCACGATCACGGGAGCCGTGTCGAAGACCGGGACCTCGTCGAGGTCGACGGGGGCGTCGGCGCCGCTCGTGGAGAACGACGTCGTGACCGCCGCCACCGACCCCGTCGCGCCGGAGACGGCCCGTCGGCGCCGCCGCCGGACGGTGACGGTGCGCTCGAGCTCGTCGCGCATGGCGTTGGCGAGCAGCGTGAGGGCGATGCAGGTGAGCGCGATCGCGAGCGAGGGCCACAGCATGAGCAGCGGCTGGTTGTAGATCCTCGTGAAGGCGTCGTTCAGCATCGAGCCCCACGTCGGCACCGAGAGGTCGCCGAGGCCGAGGAACTCCAGGCCGGACTGGATGGCGATGGCGATGCCGGCGATGATCGCCGACTGGATGAGGATGGGCGCGCGGACGACCCCCAGCACATGGCGGGCGATGATGCGCGCGTCGCCGAGCCCGGAGACGCGCGCGGCGTCGACGTACAGCTCGCCGCGCACCGCGCTGACGCTCGCGTACACGAGCCGGAAGAACGACGGCGACATGAGGACGCCGAAGACGAGCATCGCGATCCACACGCTCGGCCCGAGGACCGAGCGCGCCGCGAGCAGCACGACGATGCCGGGCAGCGCCATCACGAGCGAGGTGACCCACGACGACACCGCGTCGAACCATCCCCGGTAGTAGCCCGCGATGAGACCGGCGGTCACGCCGATGACGAGCGCCGTGACGAGCGCGACGAGCGCCGAGGCGACGCTGATCTGGGTCGCGGCGAGCAGGCGGGAGAGCACGTCGCGACCGGCGGAGTCGGTGCCGAGCGGATGCAGGGCGCCGGGGCCCTGCAGGATCGAGCCGATGTTCGCGTAGTTGGGGTCGAGGGGCGCCAGGACCGGGCCGAGGACCGCGACGAACGCGACGACCGCGAGCACGGCGACGGAGGCGACGGCGAGCGGCCGGCGCAGCAGCCGGCGCAGCAGGGAGGTCTGGGAGCGGGTGGTCATGACAGTCGCACCTTCGGGTTGAGGGCCGCCTGCGCGAGGTCGATCGCGAGGTTGACGATGACGACGATGATGGCGGTGACGATGACGATGCCCATGACGACCGGGATGTCGCCCTGCGTCGTCGCCTGCACGGCGAGCTGCCCGATGCCGGGGAGGGCGAAGACCTGCTCGACGATGACGGCGCCGCCGAGCATGCCGATGAACTGCACGGCGAGCACCGCGAGCGCGGGTCCTGCGGCGTTGCGCAGCACGTGGCGGTACACGACGCGGTTCGAGCTGAGGCCGCGGCTGCGGAGGGTCCGGACGTAGTCCCGGTCGAGCGCGTCCAGCACCGATCCGCGGATCTGCTGGGCGATCGTCGCGATGGCGCCGGTCGCGAGGGCGACGACGGGGAGTGCGATGGACGCGAGCCACCCCGTGAACGACGAGCCTATGGGGGTGTAGCCCGTCGCGCGGAACCAGCCGAGGTTGATCGCGAAGAGGAGCACGAGGCCGAGGGCGATGAGGAAGCCGGGCACGGCGAAGCCGACCACCGCCAGGAACTGCACGAGGCCGTCGATCCACCCGCCGCGGCGCGCGGCGAGGACCCCCAGCAGCACCGAGAGGATCGCGGCGATGACGGTGCTGCCGATGACGAGCGAGAGCGTCACGGGCAGCCGGGTCTCCATGCTCACGGCGACGAACTGGCTGCTGAACCACGACCGCCCCAGGTCCCCCGTGAGGGCGTTCGCGAACCAGTCCCCGAACTGCACGACGAGGGGACGGTCGAGACCGAGCTCGGCGGTCTTGGCCGCGACCGTCTCGGCCGTCGCGCTCTGCCCCAGGATCCGGCGGGCGATGTCGCCGCCGCCCAGGTAGAGGAGGGTGAACGCCACCACGGAGATGACGACGAGCATGACGGCGCCGGAGAGCAGCCGTCGGGCGATGAACACGGGCATCTTCGCTCCTGTGGGAATCGCCCGGGCCGCCCTCGTCGGACGGCCCGGGCAGTCGTTACTCGGCCGGTGCGATGTCGAAGATCGACGGGTAGGCGTTCGTCGGGAGCATCTCCACGGAGGTGCCCGGCGCCGACGCCATCACGCCCTCGACGCGGTAGAACGGGGCGAACCACGCCTGGTCGACGATGTAGGCGTTGAGCTCGGAGGCCGCGGCCACCTGCTCCGTCTCGTCGCCGTACTGGATGCGCTCGAACAGCGCGTTCGCCGTCTCGTCCTCGTAGTGGTACGGGTTGAAGATCGCCGTCGGGGCGAGCATGAACTGGATGAGCTGCCAGTCGGGGTTCTGCTCGAGGGCCATGAACGATGCCGGATACTTCGGCGCCAGCAGGTCGGCGATGAAGTTGTTGCCCGGGTCCGTGTACTGCACCGTGATGCCGATGTCGGCCAGCTGCTGCTCGACGAGCGAGTAGACCGTCGCGCCGAGCACGGCCGAGTTCGGCATCGAGATCGTGAACCCGTCGGCGTACCCTGCCTCCTCCAGGAGCTCGCGCGCCTGGTCGGGGTCGTACGGATACGCGTCGTCGAGCGCCTCGTCGTAGGCGCCGGAGCCCGTGGGGAACACCTGCGTCGTCACGGTCCCGTGCCCCTGCTGGAGAGCGGCGAGCATGGCGTCGCGGTCGATCGCGTAGTTGATCGCCTGGCGCACGCGCACGTCGCCGAGCGGCTCGCTGACGGTGCCGGCGCGGTCGAGCAGGAGCAGCCCCTGGAAGTCGAGCTCGTTGGAGTTGATCGTCCATCCGGCCGCCTCGACCTCGTCGAGGTTGTCGTTGGTCGAGATCCGCACGGCGTCGGCCTCTCCCGCCTTGATCGCGTTGAGGGCCGACGTCGGGTCCTGCAGCACGTTGATCGTGAGCGACTCGTAGTGCTGGACGTCGGGGTTCCAGTAGTCGGGGTTGGCCGTGTACACGTAGCTCGTGCCCGTCACCGTCGCCGCGGTGTCGAGGACGTATGCGCCGGAGCCGACGGGCGTGGTCGTGAGGTCGCCGCTGTCGATCGCCTCGCTGCTCGCGACGAGTCCCGGGTCGCGTGTGAGGTAGTCGAGGAAGGCGGGGTCGGGCGCGTTCAGGGTGACGACCACCGTCGTCTCGTCGGGCGCCTCGAACGACGCCACGTCGGCGAAGTACCCCGCGTCGGGGGAGGTGCCGTCCTGGAAGCGCTGCAGGTTCTCGGCGACGACCTCGGCGGTGAGGGCGCTGCCGTCGGTGAACGACACGTCATCGCGCAGCGTGAGCGTGAGCACGGTGCCGTCGTCGTTGTACGACCACTCCGTCGCGAGCCACGGCTGGATCTCGCCGTCGGAGTCGGCGTAGAGGAGCGTGTCGTACACGGCCTGGTAGAAGGGCGCGCGGTTGCCCCATTCGGATCCCGCGGGGTCGAGCGTCGTGGGCGCGGTGATCGCGCCGAGCGTCAGGGAGGTGTCTTCCGCCTCGCCCGCGCCGCCGCCCGAGCAGGCGGTCAAGGCGAGTGCGGAGATTGCCAGGGTGGCTGCTGCAGCCTTCCAATGGATCATCCTTGGTCCTTCGGGTCTGGACGAGCCTCCTTCGGATCGTCTCTACCGGATACGATAGCGTGAAACACGAGGGATCGCTAGGTTTTGGGCCGGAGCAGTTCACCGGTTGACCAAATTCAGAGGATCTCCCGATTCGAGGACGAGACGGGAAGCCGCGGGGGCGACGATGACGACGAAGACCGGGGACGAAGCGAGGACGGGTCCGCGCCGCCGCGGCCCCTATGCGAAGACGGCCGCCGTCCGCACGGCCATCCTCGATGCGGCCCTCGACGTGTTCGGGGAGTCGGGCTACCGCTCGGGCTCGCTGCGCGAGGTGGCCGACCGCGTGGGGATGAGCGAGGCGGGCGTCCTCCACCACTTCCCGAACAAGAACGCGCTGCTCGCCGACGTCCTCGACCGCCGCGACCTGCGCTCGTACGCGATCGTGCCCAAGGAGGGCTCCGACGGCGAGGCGACCCTGCGCGGGCTCGTGCGCCTCGCGGACTACAACGCCACCGTCCCGGGCATCGTCAAGCTGTTCGCCGTGCTGTCCACGGAGGCGACCTCCTCGGACCACCCCGCG
This window of the Microbacterium sp. AB genome carries:
- a CDS encoding glycoside hydrolase family 3 protein, with amino-acid sequence MTFSDGPAGVRGPRWDEREPSLNLPSGSALAASWDADLAHRYGAAAASEARRKDVDVVLGPTINLHRSPLGGRHFECLSEDPELTGALAEAYVRGLQDNGVAATPKHYVANDSETDRFTVDVHVDERALRELYLAPFERAVAAGAWAIMSSYNSVDGVTMTENALLETPLNSEWGFDGVVVSDWTAVRGLDAVAASQDLAMPGPAPAWAGLADAVREGAVSESDIDRKVLRLLLLAERVGALEGTAPRATTGLDGRAFAREAAIAGSVLLRNDGVLPLDPAAVSSIAVIGQNARDARTQGGGSATVLPEQIVVPLDGIRAAFPRADVSFSLGAVVQEGVSELPLAQITNPATGSPGVRVAFRDADGEEIFAEDRRSTALVWFGGDAPVATASTLELHTTYVAPESGTVLLGFAGANPGRVFVDGSLVLEDTPVITGTDLGAAFLSPPSATTPVAVEAGVAYDLRAEIEIAQAGRAPLGALSATVGIAPDDGDPDGLIAAAVDAASSSDVAVVVVGTNAKVESEGYDRTSLALPGRQDDLVRAVLAANPRTVVVVNAGSPVELPWADDAAAVLLGYFGGQEFGSAVGDVLTGAAEPGGRLPTTWPRALADVPVTEVVPVDGALRYAEGVHIGYRAWLRSGAEPHFPFGHGLGYTSWAWGVASRDGDTVEVTLANTGDRAGKQVVQVYAERPGSAVERPARWLVGFAVVHAAPGETVTARVDVPARRLAHWDGGWRVEPGVYALKAGGSVAALPLALEWKVPA
- a CDS encoding ATP-binding cassette domain-containing protein, which translates into the protein MSAPLLEVKDLVVEYPGRGLRAQPFRALKGVSLDIRPGECVGLVGESGSGKTTLGRAVLGLAPVTEGTIAYDGADISHLRRRERRALSSEIQVVFQDPYSSLNPSMTIEQILAEPLTVQGSSQADAKTRVRDLLDQVGLPSDARDRLPREFSGGQRQRIAIARALALSPRLIVCDEPVSALDLSTQARVLDLFIEIQERTGVAYLFITHDLAVVRHISHRVAVMYRGEIVEDGDGDQVTSAPVHPYTQRLFMAAPVPDPDRQEERRARRRALIAAEGAHR
- a CDS encoding glycoside hydrolase family 43 protein, whose amino-acid sequence is MTFPNPQLNGFHPDPSVVKAGDEYYLATSSFEYLPGIPVHRSHDFVDWELVGHVATSPERLGVSDVATGGGAWAPTIRFHDGVFHLVVTVAMGRGMLHFTASDPAGPWSDGDVVLDVSGSGSVNGIDPDIAWDDDGACYITYSGLVLSGDGIGEHLGIQQVRVDLERHVALEEPRSLWSGSGFMFPEAPHLYRHGEHWYLMIAEGGTERGHSISIARGPSPEGPFAPAPANPLVSARSTARPVQNTGHGDLVEGPDGGWLCVLLGVRPRSATRAFSALGRETFVTPARWRADGWLEIDPVELAPRAGDRVEIDFADDLDGEWIAVRRAPADVAARAAGGLVVRGDGQTLDDPRPAFLGRRQEHLANSVTVDLAPVAGVGGLAVRYDEEFHVELEVGGGLVTARAVVPTLRQEWTLPYDGGAVSLRISSRQGAGGGFGTPRDELVLAASVGGAEFAELARVDGRFLSSETAESFTGRVIGLYAVDGEVTATRWVAEGDDD
- a CDS encoding TetR/AcrR family transcriptional regulator — its product is MTTKTGDEARTGPRRRGPYAKTAAVRTAILDAALDVFGESGYRSGSLREVADRVGMSEAGVLHHFPNKNALLADVLDRRDLRSYAIVPKEGSDGEATLRGLVRLADYNATVPGIVKLFAVLSTEATSSDHPAHAYFVTRYETTRSYLRAAFSSLMAQGRVREGVTPERAAIATIAMMDGLQVQWLLEPGLLDMGAQLRRFLESFVDIDLGDPARGGA
- a CDS encoding ABC transporter substrate-binding protein — protein: MTACSGGGAGEAEDTSLTLGAITAPTTLDPAGSEWGNRAPFYQAVYDTLLYADSDGEIQPWLATEWSYNDDGTVLTLTLRDDVSFTDGSALTAEVVAENLQRFQDGTSPDAGYFADVASFEAPDETTVVVTLNAPDPAFLDYLTRDPGLVASSEAIDSGDLTTTPVGSGAYVLDTAATVTGTSYVYTANPDYWNPDVQHYESLTINVLQDPTSALNAIKAGEADAVRISTNDNLDEVEAAGWTINSNELDFQGLLLLDRAGTVSEPLGDVRVRQAINYAIDRDAMLAALQQGHGTVTTQVFPTGSGAYDEALDDAYPYDPDQARELLEEAGYADGFTISMPNSAVLGATVYSLVEQQLADIGITVQYTDPGNNFIADLLAPKYPASFMALEQNPDWQLIQFMLAPTAIFNPYHYEDETANALFERIQYGDETEQVAAASELNAYIVDQAWFAPFYRVEGVMASAPGTSVEMLPTNAYPSIFDIAPAE
- a CDS encoding ABC transporter permease — translated: MPVFIARRLLSGAVMLVVISVVAFTLLYLGGGDIARRILGQSATAETVAAKTAELGLDRPLVVQFGDWFANALTGDLGRSWFSSQFVAVSMETRLPVTLSLVIGSTVIAAILSVLLGVLAARRGGWIDGLVQFLAVVGFAVPGFLIALGLVLLFAINLGWFRATGYTPIGSSFTGWLASIALPVVALATGAIATIAQQIRGSVLDALDRDYVRTLRSRGLSSNRVVYRHVLRNAAGPALAVLAVQFIGMLGGAVIVEQVFALPGIGQLAVQATTQGDIPVVMGIVIVTAIIVVIVNLAIDLAQAALNPKVRLS
- a CDS encoding dipeptide/oligopeptide/nickel ABC transporter permease/ATP-binding protein, which encodes MTTRSQTSLLRRLLRRPLAVASVAVLAVVAFVAVLGPVLAPLDPNYANIGSILQGPGALHPLGTDSAGRDVLSRLLAATQISVASALVALVTALVIGVTAGLIAGYYRGWFDAVSSWVTSLVMALPGIVVLLAARSVLGPSVWIAMLVFGVLMSPSFFRLVYASVSAVRGELYVDAARVSGLGDARIIARHVLGVVRAPILIQSAIIAGIAIAIQSGLEFLGLGDLSVPTWGSMLNDAFTRIYNQPLLMLWPSLAIALTCIALTLLANAMRDELERTVTVRRRRRRAVSGATGSVAAVTTSFSTSGADAPVDLDEVPVFDTAPVIVHEDDERASLRSQPTLLSIRDLRVGYGQSDGPGVEVVHGVSLDVRKGEVHGLIGESGSGKTQTAFSVLGLLPRGGRVTAGTISFDGVELADADERAYAGIRGARIGYIPQEPMSNLDPSFTIGSQLVEPLRSGLGMSTKDATDKALALLDRVGIPEPRRTFDAYPFQVSGGMAQRVLIAGAVSTDPDLMIADEPTTALDVTVQAEVLDLLRDLQAERHMAMLLVTHNFGVVADLCDRVSVMQDGRFVEQGPVRAIFRRAEHPYTQALLDAILDEGPARGPLQTTGGAR